Proteins found in one Nitratiruptor sp. SB155-2 genomic segment:
- a CDS encoding flagellar hook-associated protein FlgK, translated as MANTSVLQSAMANALNNISQTLLQNQKAIDIVNNNIANLNTEGYSRVEAGFSSLPTGGTLLSEAKRVFDKNYFVRMINTNQEKSYYENLNSTLNQLESLFKDSLGGGFSKQIDEFYNSLNDVISSPDDLVARKSFLTTAKMLVGRVRSVSEGMNDLGGLVKNSFRETVMQINNLARRITDLNKNIKYFANDQTKLNSYLDQRDQAIKKLSSLIDIKVLYHQNNTVDISTAKGHMLVLQDKATPIQTRTNKITMVNSYAVAPANTLSSPKDVITDPGTLTINYKLDGKDKSFSVDYQNRSLLDIAAEINSQSDDLKANVVNVGDQTNPDYRLTISTTMQNVQNEIVSIEDSDANDTTGFDINNSNEIYKQNYATLRVLSGSVDLTNLFQYGKIASLIKSQSLINQALYNVNRFTQDFAYQINSVHRNGYNLDNETGLDLFISEQSGNGLGVDATNIRLNFEDPEKLAAGTKQNMPADNTLAKAIEKTKDGTISYFDSATNSLQEYEQPDFLDGLTYNDFYNSKIVSDIAFEAEYTKDRLDDTTLLFNTLNEKIEDISGVNLDEELVKLTQLQRSYQATARVMMVTDELFKTLIEMTR; from the coding sequence ATGGCGAACACTTCTGTATTGCAATCTGCTATGGCAAATGCATTGAACAACATCTCTCAAACCCTTTTGCAAAACCAAAAAGCAATCGATATCGTCAACAACAATATTGCCAATCTCAATACAGAAGGATACAGCAGAGTTGAGGCAGGGTTTTCTTCACTCCCCACTGGTGGGACACTGTTAAGTGAAGCCAAGAGAGTATTTGATAAAAACTATTTTGTACGCATGATCAACACGAATCAAGAAAAAAGCTACTATGAAAATCTAAACAGTACCCTCAACCAACTCGAATCTCTTTTCAAAGACTCTTTGGGAGGCGGCTTTTCCAAACAGATCGATGAATTCTACAACTCTCTTAACGATGTCATCTCTTCACCCGACGATTTAGTAGCGCGAAAATCCTTTCTTACCACTGCAAAAATGCTTGTGGGTAGAGTTCGAAGTGTCAGTGAAGGCATGAATGATCTTGGCGGTCTAGTGAAGAACTCTTTTCGAGAAACCGTAATGCAAATCAACAATCTTGCAAGAAGAATCACAGATCTCAATAAAAATATCAAATATTTTGCCAACGATCAGACAAAACTCAACAGTTACCTCGACCAAAGAGATCAAGCTATAAAAAAGCTGAGTTCTCTTATAGATATCAAAGTGCTTTATCATCAAAACAACACAGTCGATATATCCACAGCAAAAGGGCACATGCTTGTTTTACAAGATAAGGCCACCCCTATACAGACACGAACGAATAAAATAACTATGGTAAACAGCTATGCAGTTGCTCCAGCGAACACTCTCTCTTCACCTAAAGATGTCATTACAGATCCTGGAACCCTTACGATCAATTATAAACTCGATGGGAAAGATAAAAGCTTTAGTGTCGATTATCAAAACAGATCCCTTTTAGATATCGCAGCCGAAATCAATTCTCAAAGCGATGACTTAAAAGCAAATGTAGTCAATGTAGGAGATCAAACGAATCCGGACTATCGTCTGACAATTTCGACGACAATGCAAAATGTTCAAAACGAGATCGTTTCCATTGAAGATAGTGATGCAAACGATACAACAGGTTTTGATATCAATAACTCCAATGAAATATACAAACAAAACTACGCGACACTTCGGGTTCTTTCAGGTTCGGTGGATTTGACGAATCTTTTCCAATATGGCAAGATCGCATCTTTGATCAAATCCCAATCGCTAATCAATCAGGCCCTCTACAACGTCAATCGTTTTACACAAGATTTTGCCTATCAGATCAATTCTGTTCACCGAAATGGATACAATCTTGATAACGAGACGGGATTGGACCTTTTTATCAGTGAACAAAGCGGCAATGGGTTGGGTGTCGATGCAACAAACATCAGGCTCAATTTTGAAGATCCTGAAAAACTGGCTGCCGGAACAAAACAGAATATGCCAGCGGATAATACGCTAGCAAAAGCCATCGAAAAAACGAAAGATGGAACCATTTCCTATTTTGACTCGGCTACAAACAGTTTACAAGAGTACGAACAGCCTGACTTTCTCGATGGTTTGACATATAACGATTTTTATAACAGTAAAATCGTTTCCGATATCGCTTTTGAAGCTGAGTATACAAAAGACAGATTGGATGATACGACCTTATTATTTAATACATTAAATGAAAAAATAGAAGATATAAGCGGTGTCAATCTTGATGAAGAGCTCGTTAAACTGACGCAACTTCAACGCAGCTATCAAGCCACTGCAAGAGTCATGATGGTTACAGATGAACTTTTCAAGACACTCATCGAAATGACGCGCTAA
- a CDS encoding flagellar protein FlaG, translating into MDVKAIMSNQSIQQLNAQNSSTQQVKEAQKTQMQNDNQQKIEQNVQKNEAANQKKEVSEKDLKNALDTVQKKISLLTNSQLRIEVDKDTGKQIVKIVDQETKEVIRQLPPEALLKIAKYIDEITGLLYKNKA; encoded by the coding sequence ATGGATGTCAAAGCAATTATGAGCAATCAATCGATACAGCAACTCAATGCACAAAACTCTTCGACGCAACAGGTGAAAGAGGCGCAAAAAACGCAAATGCAAAATGACAATCAACAAAAGATTGAACAAAACGTTCAAAAAAACGAAGCTGCAAATCAAAAAAAAGAGGTCTCAGAAAAAGATCTCAAAAACGCTCTTGACACCGTCCAAAAAAAGATATCTTTGCTGACAAACTCTCAGCTGAGAATCGAAGTGGACAAAGATACAGGCAAACAGATAGTCAAGATTGTGGATCAAGAGACAAAAGAGGTTATCAGACAGCTTCCTCCGGAAGCTCTTTTGAAAATCGCAAAATATATCGATGAAATAACAGGGCTTTTGTATAAAAACAAAGCCTAA
- a CDS encoding flagellin, with translation MALRVNYNFQADFGHVNLKKTESRLNTSLERLETGLRINSAKDDAAGLFIADQLGLVSKALDQGSRNANDGISASQIAESTLGQIYDKLTSMYTKASQAANDTNDANARAALQNDIKAITDAIDRMAKAAEFNGKKLLDGTFTNQQIQYGPRAGQSLNISISSVTANNLGAYTVNGVGATGVDTANDYATLTAANTNWGYDSTNDSIKIAGKAITLANDTVDDAAALAAAINGDSDITSKGIEAYASNSSIADTAFSPISAGSDGTTVIKLYVGSDRTEDATITIAAGTELTLNELVDQINAQAGEKVTASNVDGKLKLDTPNGETLGFEVTINGTAANGADSVDLSMLLQGASGTVTAGTAAVTGSAVKVGKLEIMGTDAFTIDHTGVSGTNEGYNFDTATGGTSTLSNLNSLNVTTYDDAQSAMKIINIAIKKVDKSRSDLGSIQQNLQAIIDNNDFAATQTREAESRIRNVDFAKEMSEFTRQQTLMQSGMAMLAQANQLPQMVLQLLR, from the coding sequence ATGGCACTTAGAGTAAACTACAACTTTCAAGCGGACTTCGGACATGTCAACTTGAAAAAAACGGAAAGTAGGCTCAATACATCTTTGGAGCGATTGGAAACGGGTCTTCGTATCAACAGCGCAAAAGATGATGCGGCAGGTCTGTTTATCGCAGATCAGTTGGGACTAGTAAGTAAGGCGCTTGATCAAGGTTCTAGAAATGCAAACGACGGTATAAGTGCATCACAAATTGCAGAGTCTACACTCGGTCAAATTTATGATAAATTGACCTCTATGTATACAAAAGCTTCTCAGGCTGCTAATGATACAAACGATGCTAATGCAAGAGCAGCACTGCAAAATGATATTAAAGCAATTACTGATGCAATTGATAGAATGGCAAAAGCAGCCGAATTTAATGGTAAAAAACTTCTAGATGGTACTTTTACAAATCAGCAAATCCAGTATGGTCCAAGAGCTGGCCAGTCACTAAATATTTCTATAAGCAGTGTAACGGCTAATAATTTGGGAGCATATACGGTAAATGGAGTAGGAGCAACCGGGGTAGATACTGCTAATGACTATGCCACATTAACTGCTGCAAATACGAACTGGGGATATGATAGCACAAACGACTCTATTAAAATTGCTGGTAAAGCTATAACATTGGCAAACGATACAGTAGATGATGCAGCTGCGCTGGCTGCAGCAATTAACGGCGATAGTGATATCACATCAAAAGGCATAGAAGCATATGCATCGAATAGCAGTATAGCTGATACAGCATTTTCACCTATAAGTGCGGGCAGTGACGGAACAACCGTAATTAAGCTTTACGTTGGAAGTGATCGTACTGAAGATGCAACTATTACTATCGCAGCAGGTACAGAACTTACGTTAAACGAACTCGTTGATCAAATCAATGCCCAAGCGGGAGAGAAAGTTACTGCAAGTAATGTTGATGGTAAACTCAAATTGGATACTCCTAATGGTGAGACATTGGGATTTGAAGTAACGATTAATGGTACTGCAGCAAATGGTGCAGATAGTGTAGATTTGAGTATGCTTTTGCAAGGTGCATCAGGAACTGTAACAGCAGGAACTGCTGCAGTTACCGGTTCTGCAGTAAAAGTTGGAAAGCTGGAGATTATGGGTACAGATGCATTCACAATAGATCATACCGGTGTCAGTGGTACAAATGAAGGTTATAATTTTGACACTGCTACTGGTGGAACATCAACTTTAAGTAATCTTAATTCTTTAAATGTTACTACATATGATGATGCACAATCAGCTATGAAAATCATCAATATCGCCATTAAAAAAGTGGATAAAAGTAGAAGCGATCTTGGTTCGATCCAGCAAAACCTACAAGCGATCATTGATAACAACGATTTTGCTGCGACTCAGACAAGAGAGGCAGAGAGCCGTATCCGAAATGTGGACTTTGCAAAAGAGATGAGTGAGTTTACAAGACAGCAAACGCTTATGCAGTCTGGTATGGCGATGCTTGCACAGGCAAATCAGCTACCTCAGATGGTTCTTCAGCTGCTTAGATAA
- a CDS encoding flagellar brake protein: MEGNRFETVKLATQFWNSDSETTTIIVVLSIIGFIIFFTAGFLFQKYRKERSVFEYFKRYALDRELTPEEIKLLWAYAQKMGRDPMVVLEFKAPFEKVVDLYLQENPNADERIIKDMRKKLGFEILSPYIPLVSTKDIELFQNATLIHQNKSYNATLYDKDERYMYWLLSDAIPSDLKSGDLIKIIFIRKDDAIYTVIVPIEKILNENGKIVIQTPHTFEMSRTQRREYPRVRTELPVKVFYHDEKEDKQYTLHGEMVDISAGGARICFNGKPDIIKRFKYADIIQIEFTLLDIKIKSYLKLLDKIEYANNLCIRGTFEELSAQIEQKIHEYVQKEQKKLAQLKNA; this comes from the coding sequence ATGGAAGGAAACCGTTTCGAAACGGTCAAACTAGCGACACAGTTTTGGAACAGCGACAGTGAAACAACAACGATCATCGTTGTTCTGTCAATAATCGGCTTTATAATCTTTTTCACTGCCGGTTTTCTTTTTCAAAAATATAGAAAAGAAAGAAGCGTTTTTGAATACTTCAAACGATACGCTCTTGACAGAGAACTGACTCCAGAAGAGATAAAGCTTCTATGGGCCTATGCTCAGAAAATGGGACGAGATCCGATGGTAGTCCTCGAATTTAAAGCGCCTTTCGAAAAGGTTGTCGATCTTTATTTGCAAGAGAACCCTAACGCAGATGAGAGGATCATCAAAGATATGCGAAAAAAACTGGGCTTTGAGATCCTCTCGCCCTATATTCCGCTTGTGAGTACGAAAGATATAGAACTCTTTCAAAACGCGACACTTATCCATCAAAACAAATCCTATAATGCAACGCTATATGACAAAGATGAACGATATATGTATTGGTTGCTATCCGATGCTATACCAAGTGATCTAAAAAGTGGTGATCTTATCAAAATCATTTTTATACGCAAAGATGATGCTATATATACAGTTATAGTTCCTATCGAAAAAATACTCAACGAAAATGGCAAAATCGTCATACAAACTCCTCATACTTTTGAAATGAGCCGAACGCAAAGAAGGGAATATCCAAGAGTCCGGACAGAACTTCCTGTCAAAGTTTTTTATCATGACGAAAAAGAGGATAAACAGTATACCTTACACGGTGAAATGGTCGATATCAGTGCAGGCGGGGCGAGAATCTGCTTCAACGGCAAACCTGATATTATAAAGAGATTCAAATACGCCGATATCATACAGATAGAATTTACACTACTCGATATCAAAATCAAAAGCTATCTGAAGCTCCTTGATAAAATCGAGTATGCAAATAATCTTTGTATACGGGGGACTTTTGAAGAACTCTCAGCGCAAATCGAGCAAAAAATTCATGAATATGTCCAAAAAGAACAGAAAAAACTAGCACAATTGAAAAACGCATGA
- the glmS gene encoding glutamine--fructose-6-phosphate transaminase (isomerizing) — MCGIVGYIGSKNIKTILLEGLKELEYRGYDSAGIAIMQDDDLHIFKAVGKLDNLQEKTKEYEPQGFGVGIGHTRWATHGKPTELNAHPHMGEYSYVVHNGIIENFKEIKEELKERDFVSQTDTETIVHLFEEYLKKYENPQEAFHKTIERLEGAYAILLITKAEPYKIFFAKKGSPLIVGRDGSEIYFASSDAPLIGHAKEVHYLEDGEWGVAKAGNIELFKGNTPIPPKFQKLSINKELAQKGGFRFFMEKEIYEQSDVITETMMGRICDDGIDFDELDHEFLHNISNITICACGTSFHAGLSGSYLIEQLAKIPVRTEIASEFRYKKPVLQKETLFVVISQSGETADTLEALKMAKDAGLKTLAICNVDNSSIVRLADRSILTRAGIEKGVASTKAFTTQLMVLWMLSVYLAQQNSSLAPKEIEEEIHAMSTTPKALKVRQEMHERIKRLSKRYLHGHGFFYIGRDIFYPLALEGALKLKEISYLHAEGYPAGEMKHGPIALADPELFTIALMSKNKLYEKTKNNVEELSARDATICAISSQEFDLADDFIKINDWNHFMLEYYEMAVVLQLLAMEIAIRLGNDVDMPRNLAKSVTVE; from the coding sequence GTGTGCGGAATAGTTGGCTACATCGGTTCTAAAAATATCAAAACAATTCTTTTAGAAGGGCTCAAAGAGCTTGAATATCGCGGATACGACAGTGCTGGAATCGCCATAATGCAAGATGATGATCTGCATATTTTCAAAGCTGTTGGAAAACTTGATAACTTGCAAGAAAAGACAAAAGAGTATGAACCTCAAGGGTTTGGCGTCGGTATCGGCCATACCAGATGGGCAACACATGGAAAGCCAACGGAACTCAATGCCCATCCCCATATGGGTGAATATAGCTATGTCGTTCATAATGGAATCATCGAAAACTTCAAAGAGATTAAAGAGGAGCTAAAAGAGAGAGATTTTGTCAGTCAAACAGATACAGAAACGATCGTTCATCTTTTTGAAGAGTATCTTAAAAAATATGAAAATCCACAAGAAGCTTTTCATAAAACGATTGAAAGGCTCGAAGGGGCCTATGCCATTCTACTCATAACAAAAGCCGAACCCTACAAAATCTTTTTCGCGAAAAAAGGATCCCCGTTAATCGTTGGCCGAGATGGTAGCGAGATCTATTTTGCCTCAAGTGATGCTCCACTGATCGGCCATGCCAAAGAGGTACACTATTTAGAGGATGGTGAGTGGGGCGTTGCAAAAGCTGGAAATATCGAACTTTTCAAAGGCAATACACCAATACCTCCAAAATTCCAAAAACTCTCCATCAATAAAGAGCTCGCCCAAAAAGGAGGGTTTCGATTTTTTATGGAAAAAGAGATCTATGAACAAAGTGACGTTATCACTGAAACGATGATGGGCCGCATCTGTGATGATGGCATCGATTTTGATGAACTGGATCACGAATTTTTACACAATATATCCAATATCACGATATGTGCTTGTGGAACAAGTTTCCATGCGGGACTGAGTGGTAGTTATCTTATCGAACAGTTGGCAAAAATTCCCGTTCGAACGGAAATCGCCAGTGAATTTCGGTACAAAAAACCGGTCTTACAAAAAGAGACGCTTTTTGTCGTTATCAGCCAAAGTGGTGAAACTGCCGATACATTGGAAGCTTTGAAAATGGCAAAAGATGCAGGACTGAAAACACTTGCTATATGCAATGTGGACAACTCTTCCATCGTGAGGCTTGCGGACAGGTCCATTCTCACCAGAGCCGGGATCGAAAAAGGGGTAGCAAGCACGAAAGCTTTTACAACGCAACTTATGGTTTTATGGATGCTATCTGTCTACCTTGCTCAGCAAAATTCATCCCTGGCACCAAAAGAGATTGAAGAGGAGATTCATGCCATGAGTACGACTCCTAAAGCACTCAAGGTTCGTCAAGAGATGCATGAACGTATCAAAAGGCTTTCCAAAAGATATCTGCATGGACACGGATTTTTCTATATCGGTAGAGATATCTTCTATCCGTTGGCACTCGAAGGTGCCCTCAAACTCAAAGAGATCAGCTATCTTCATGCAGAAGGCTATCCAGCTGGAGAGATGAAACACGGTCCCATAGCACTAGCCGATCCGGAACTTTTCACAATCGCACTAATGTCAAAAAATAAACTCTACGAGAAAACAAAAAACAATGTGGAAGAATTGAGTGCAAGAGATGCAACAATTTGTGCCATTTCTTCGCAAGAGTTTGATCTTGCAGACGATTTTATAAAAATCAATGATTGGAACCATTTTATGCTAGAATATTATGAGATGGCTGTTGTACTGCAACTGTTAGCGATGGAGATAGCTATTCGTCTCGGAAATGATGTGGATATGCCGCGTAACCTGGCCAAATCTGTAACTGTGGAATAA
- the mqnE gene encoding aminofutalosine synthase MqnE, whose amino-acid sequence MELIEKLENDARLDFEDGVKLYDLNLFILAKYADRKRKSLYGKKSFFNINRHINPTNICKDICKFCAFSANRKNPNPYTLSHDEILAIVEEASQRGIKEVHIVSAHNNQVGLDWYLGIFKKIKEQFPHIHIKALTAAEVNFLAKEHSLSFEEMIGLMIENGVDSMPGGGAEIFDEEVREYICKGKVSSDEWLEIHRLWHQKGRKSNATMLFGHVENRAHRIDHMLRLRNLQDETGGFNCFIPLVYQKENNYLKVENFVTGQEYLKTIAIARLILDNIPHIKAYWATSTLNLALVAQEYGADDLDGTIEKEAIQSAAGAPSRNGVPLEEFVHLIKDSGFIPVERDSLYKELKVW is encoded by the coding sequence ATGGAATTGATCGAAAAACTCGAAAACGATGCGAGACTGGATTTTGAGGATGGAGTGAAACTATATGATCTGAATCTTTTTATATTGGCAAAATATGCCGATCGAAAACGAAAGAGCTTGTATGGCAAGAAGAGTTTTTTCAATATCAATCGCCACATCAATCCCACAAATATCTGTAAAGACATCTGTAAATTCTGTGCATTCAGTGCAAATAGGAAAAATCCAAATCCCTATACATTGAGTCATGATGAAATACTTGCAATCGTTGAAGAAGCTTCCCAAAGAGGAATCAAAGAGGTTCATATCGTCTCGGCGCATAACAATCAAGTAGGTTTGGATTGGTATCTTGGTATTTTCAAGAAAATCAAAGAGCAGTTTCCTCATATCCATATCAAAGCTTTAACGGCAGCTGAGGTGAACTTTTTGGCAAAAGAGCATAGTTTGAGCTTTGAAGAGATGATAGGGCTCATGATAGAAAATGGAGTTGATAGTATGCCGGGAGGGGGAGCGGAAATATTCGATGAAGAGGTGCGAGAGTATATCTGTAAAGGGAAAGTGAGCAGTGATGAGTGGCTCGAAATCCACAGACTTTGGCACCAAAAGGGGAGAAAAAGTAACGCTACGATGCTCTTTGGACATGTGGAAAACAGAGCGCATAGAATCGATCATATGCTCAGACTTCGAAATCTCCAGGATGAAACAGGGGGATTTAACTGTTTCATTCCTCTTGTCTATCAAAAAGAGAATAACTATCTGAAAGTTGAAAACTTTGTAACCGGTCAAGAGTATCTAAAAACCATAGCCATCGCACGACTGATACTCGATAACATTCCTCATATCAAAGCCTATTGGGCGACCTCGACCCTAAACCTTGCATTGGTTGCACAAGAGTATGGAGCGGATGATTTGGATGGAACGATCGAAAAAGAGGCGATTCAGAGTGCTGCTGGTGCACCGAGTCGAAATGGTGTGCCTCTTGAAGAGTTTGTTCATTTGATCAAAGATAGTGGGTTCATTCCTGTGGAACGAGATAGCCTCTATAAGGAATTGAAAGTCTGGTAA
- the flgL gene encoding flagellar hook-associated protein FlgL — MRISTLGVFNRYLSNITKYQNKIERYSNELSSGKKVFVPSDAPVDNSRALQLKSLAKEIDGYMRNIDLASNSMSIAETSLKNVSEAALDARVDIVQLLNTGVLDSEDANIFKDYLQNVRDYIISQSNVRIGSNYLFGGEDSKTVPFDENGFYQGSSVEVSVPVAKATEVVTKFNGENYLSTIQSGTLNDKKQKIGLVKAIDDIIAIIEDGEIYKLHGKNSELGYLSPNDALISSTETAGTITINYKDVTLNIDYDSDTTDSTNPSTLQELVDAINNAPANNGNITAYTFTDKDGIVRLGFAGKETDKDIEVTITGDLQNHLGGFQYILDEFDQGFEGVERHRGMIGVQEQLVDNLKEQHENFKVNYNDLASKFEDSDYAEAIVNLEKAKTTYQATLASFMQNKELSLLKYFTP; from the coding sequence ATGCGTATAAGCACCTTAGGTGTCTTCAATAGATATCTAAGTAACATCACAAAATATCAGAACAAAATAGAGCGCTATTCCAATGAATTAAGTAGTGGGAAAAAGGTTTTTGTGCCTTCTGATGCTCCAGTAGATAACAGTAGAGCACTCCAACTCAAATCTTTGGCAAAAGAGATTGATGGCTATATGCGCAACATTGATCTTGCTTCCAACAGCATGTCTATAGCAGAGACAAGTTTGAAAAATGTCTCAGAAGCGGCTCTGGATGCTCGAGTAGATATCGTACAGCTCCTCAATACGGGTGTTCTTGATAGTGAAGATGCCAATATCTTCAAAGACTACCTACAAAATGTCAGAGACTACATCATCTCTCAATCGAATGTGAGAATAGGCAGCAACTATCTCTTTGGTGGAGAAGATAGTAAGACTGTACCTTTTGATGAAAATGGTTTTTACCAAGGAAGCAGTGTGGAAGTGAGCGTTCCGGTTGCAAAAGCGACGGAAGTTGTCACCAAATTCAATGGAGAGAACTATCTTTCCACTATCCAAAGTGGTACTTTGAATGATAAAAAACAGAAAATCGGTCTTGTGAAAGCCATTGATGACATTATCGCTATCATCGAAGATGGAGAAATTTACAAACTGCATGGAAAAAACTCAGAACTTGGATACCTGTCCCCAAACGATGCACTGATATCTTCTACTGAAACCGCTGGAACGATAACCATCAATTACAAAGATGTCACTTTGAATATAGATTATGACAGCGATACGACTGACAGTACAAATCCATCCACCTTGCAAGAGCTTGTGGATGCAATCAACAACGCTCCCGCAAACAATGGGAACATAACAGCATATACATTCACTGACAAAGACGGTATCGTACGGTTAGGCTTTGCAGGAAAAGAGACAGACAAAGATATCGAAGTTACAATAACAGGTGACCTTCAAAATCATCTCGGCGGTTTTCAATATATTCTTGATGAATTTGACCAGGGATTTGAGGGAGTCGAAAGACACCGCGGAATGATAGGTGTACAAGAACAGCTCGTAGACAATCTCAAAGAGCAGCACGAAAACTTCAAAGTAAACTATAATGATCTTGCATCAAAATTTGAAGATAGTGACTACGCCGAAGCAATCGTCAATTTGGAAAAAGCAAAAACAACATATCAGGCAACACTGGCTAGCTTCATGCAAAACAAAGAGTTATCACTCCTAAAATACTTTACTCCTTAA
- the fliD gene encoding flagellar filament capping protein FliD: MAGEMSITGLTNTGFDYNAYLDKLAQLKSIPLQQMQAQQQKIIAKSTAIVQVKSALSDFLSPLTTLQDSSIYDKLDATLSNDNIASVSVDGTKAQPGSYNLEVVQLAKASSFLISPAQNVTDPNAAFTDSGTLTINYKLDGTATSLDIDYTGKSLADIVNEINQSADLEATMINSGSSTSPDYRILVTSKKTGIDNEITGISDSDGDNTTGFDTNSDPSTDPRASYTTQAAQNAQIKLNGIIIENATNTFSDVLSGVEITAQEVGTSSLTVAKDFSDIENSLDTIVSAYNTLKDTINQVTAKGQPLQGEGSLSRITTTIFNKLNSVLGQYGLLDTTGEGEAATGKLVLKKDALESLFNDPNFDAKTTFTNMARDLESYVNNYTDNMTLINERYLEQSDRIQKEIEEKSERIQKEIDALRTRYAKINVYLSQLQDTRLRIENFTKALLNGGDK, translated from the coding sequence ATGGCAGGAGAGATGTCCATAACGGGCCTTACCAACACTGGGTTTGATTATAATGCATACCTTGATAAACTTGCCCAACTCAAATCCATTCCCTTGCAGCAGATGCAGGCTCAGCAACAAAAGATCATCGCCAAATCTACGGCTATTGTCCAGGTAAAAAGTGCACTGAGCGATTTTCTTTCTCCTTTGACGACTTTGCAAGATAGTTCCATTTATGACAAACTAGATGCGACACTTTCCAATGACAACATCGCATCGGTAAGTGTTGACGGTACAAAAGCCCAACCTGGCAGTTACAATTTGGAAGTAGTACAGCTTGCCAAGGCAAGTTCTTTTTTAATCTCTCCCGCACAAAATGTCACAGACCCCAATGCAGCTTTTACGGATAGTGGCACACTGACGATAAATTACAAATTGGATGGAACCGCAACCTCTTTGGATATCGACTATACTGGAAAATCTCTCGCTGACATTGTGAATGAGATCAATCAGTCTGCAGATCTGGAAGCGACAATGATCAATAGTGGGAGCTCCACATCCCCTGATTATCGTATTTTGGTCACCTCGAAAAAAACTGGCATTGACAATGAAATAACAGGAATTTCCGATAGTGATGGTGACAATACAACAGGTTTTGATACCAATAGCGATCCCTCTACTGACCCAAGAGCATCCTATACCACACAAGCAGCGCAAAACGCCCAGATAAAACTCAATGGCATCATCATAGAAAATGCCACCAATACCTTTAGCGATGTATTAAGTGGCGTGGAAATCACCGCTCAAGAGGTGGGTACCAGCTCCCTTACTGTCGCAAAAGATTTTTCAGATATTGAAAATTCTCTCGATACAATTGTTTCAGCTTACAATACACTCAAAGATACGATCAATCAAGTCACTGCAAAAGGGCAGCCACTCCAGGGAGAAGGAAGTTTGTCTCGCATCACTACCACAATTTTCAATAAACTCAATAGTGTCCTTGGCCAATATGGTCTTTTGGATACGACGGGTGAGGGTGAGGCGGCCACTGGAAAACTCGTACTGAAAAAAGATGCTTTGGAATCCCTTTTCAATGATCCAAATTTTGATGCGAAAACGACATTCACCAATATGGCCAGAGATCTGGAGTCGTATGTCAATAACTATACAGACAATATGACCTTGATCAATGAACGCTATCTTGAGCAAAGTGACAGAATTCAAAAAGAGATAGAGGAGAAAAGCGAGAGAATTCAAAAAGAGATCGACGCTCTTCGGACCCGCTATGCAAAAATAAATGTCTATCTTTCTCAGCTCCAAGATACGAGATTAAGAATAGAGAACTTTACAAAAGCCTTGCTCAATGGCGGGGATAAATAG
- the fliS gene encoding flagellar export chaperone FliS, giving the protein MSPYNVYEKNMTQIESKEDLLLATFDELLSKLNMAKIAITEGLIEAKIKELDKAILGLEVLRTSLDFEKGGEIAKNLDAIYAFCIDEIIKANATNKIEYINNAVEVLKPIAQGFKESLKNPIASAS; this is encoded by the coding sequence ATGAGTCCATATAACGTATATGAGAAAAATATGACACAAATAGAAAGTAAAGAGGATTTACTTCTCGCGACGTTTGATGAACTACTTTCCAAGCTCAATATGGCAAAGATAGCTATAACGGAAGGACTTATAGAAGCAAAAATCAAAGAACTAGATAAGGCTATCTTGGGACTAGAAGTGTTAAGAACCTCTTTGGATTTTGAAAAAGGCGGGGAGATTGCCAAAAATTTAGATGCAATTTACGCTTTTTGTATAGATGAGATCATAAAAGCAAACGCTACAAATAAAATAGAATATATCAATAATGCAGTGGAAGTACTCAAGCCTATCGCCCAAGGTTTTAAAGAGAGTCTGAAAAACCCTATAGCTTCCGCATCATGA